A genomic window from Deltaproteobacteria bacterium includes:
- a CDS encoding response regulator, whose translation MKINWDKAQKVFDEQEPEPIDKSSQATVLVVDDEAPNLTLYRAALEQRFNVLTAQSGDEALTVINEQDIHVVVTDHRMPKMTGMQLCRELKRRQHAAPRIIITGYADLQGVISAVNEAGIFRYVTKPVNRESLNAVVDAAVTENTVVEENRRLLALLKDILEENSELHKENEILGGSMRRETPLNVMQEPKRIRVGILMLDVRGFTQLSATSSPGDIFGLLQELFSPIHRIIYDCGGIVDKHMGDGLMAVFGLAGGDPTGPSLRAAKNIADAFPPMVQNIAGGQYADLRLSIGVTTGDVILGTIGSERRSELAVIGRPPNLASRLQDFTKHALAHPETSPLGSFPHVMVLSESELVEHSDFLEHIDLGDAQVRDFLELKAVGLYRT comes from the coding sequence ATGAAAATCAATTGGGACAAAGCCCAAAAAGTCTTTGATGAGCAAGAGCCGGAGCCTATAGACAAGAGTTCTCAGGCAACCGTACTCGTTGTCGATGACGAAGCTCCTAACTTGACTCTTTACCGTGCAGCACTCGAACAGCGATTTAACGTGCTCACAGCTCAATCCGGTGACGAAGCACTTACGGTTATCAACGAGCAGGATATCCACGTCGTCGTCACTGACCACCGAATGCCTAAAATGACAGGTATGCAGCTCTGCCGTGAACTTAAGAGACGTCAGCACGCGGCTCCCCGTATTATCATCACGGGCTACGCTGACCTCCAAGGCGTCATCAGTGCAGTAAACGAAGCAGGTATTTTTAGGTACGTGACCAAGCCGGTCAATCGCGAAAGTCTCAATGCCGTCGTTGATGCCGCTGTCACTGAAAATACGGTTGTAGAGGAGAATCGCCGACTATTAGCTTTGCTTAAAGATATTCTGGAAGAGAACTCCGAACTCCATAAAGAAAACGAAATCCTGGGCGGGTCCATGCGACGGGAAACGCCACTCAACGTCATGCAAGAGCCCAAGCGTATCCGAGTGGGAATCTTGATGCTCGATGTGCGAGGCTTTACACAATTGTCAGCTACATCCAGCCCGGGTGATATCTTCGGACTGCTTCAAGAACTCTTTAGCCCAATTCATAGAATCATTTATGACTGCGGTGGCATTGTAGATAAGCATATGGGCGACGGCCTCATGGCCGTTTTTGGCCTAGCCGGCGGCGACCCAACTGGTCCATCCCTTAGAGCGGCGAAGAACATCGCAGATGCTTTCCCACCGATGGTTCAAAATATTGCGGGTGGTCAATACGCGGATCTTCGTCTGAGTATAGGAGTGACCACGGGCGATGTTATTCTCGGCACCATCGGAAGTGAGCGCCGCTCCGAACTTGCAGTGATCGGTCGGCCGCCCAACCTAGCCTCACGTCTTCAGGATTTCACAAAGCACGCTCTGGCCCACCCCGAAACATCACCTCTGGGTTCCTTTCCCCACGTGATGGTATTATCCGAATCTGAGCTGGTAGAGCATTCTGATTTTCTGGAGCATATTGATCTCGGCGATGCACAAGTTCGAGATTTCTTGGAGCTTAAGGCAGTTGGCCTCTATAGAACCTGA